CCCCATGCGGTAAGACGATTGCCATTGTTCCAGAATCTTTCAAATGATAGAATCCATGTAAAAGAAAAGCAAAGTCTGCTTTTGATTTTGGCGCTAACTTCCCGTAACGGTTGAAACGAGAATCATCTAAGAATGTGTCGTCTGAAGACCATTTTGCAGAGTATGGTGGATTCATAAGGACAGAATCAAAGGTATATGGTTCATCTGTTGGCCAATCTTTGTTCAACGTATCCCCATTGCGTAAACGCATATCTTCTTTATCAACACCATGCAAGATCAAGTTCATCTTCGCTAAATTATAGGTCGTTGTATTTAGTTCTTGTCCATGATACTTTACACTATCTGGATGGTTAATATAGTTTTGAATATTCAACATCAAGGAACCTGATCCCATGGTTGGATCAAATACACTAAACAATTTTTTGTCTTCTTGACCAATTGCGGCGATACGAGCCATCATGACAGATACCTCATGAGGTGTATAGAATTCTCCTGCTTTCTTACCAGCTTCTGAGGCAAATTGACCAATCAAGAACTCATAGGCATCCCCAATGACATCGCCATTATGTCCCAGCACATCGACATCATTTAGTTTCTTCAGTACTTCTGTAATAGTAATGTTTCGTTGTTGATCATCTGCTCCAAGTTTTTTTGATTTCAAATCCACATCATCAAACAATCCATTAAATTGATCATATTTCGTAGACAAATCGATAAAGGCTTTATTCAAGTCATTTAATTGAAACGTGTTTTGTTTAGCTTGATTGGTTAATACATTAAATAAATAATCTAGTTCAATATCATAGCCTAATGTATCCACTAACGTTTCAATCAAGTCATTTTTTATATCTTCATCTGCTAATGATTCTCTATACAATTGAGTTTGTTTTTCTTGTGTATCGTATTCTTCTAGCGATTCATCTGCTATTTCAACTACTTTTTCTAATAATTTATCAGATAAGTACTTGTAAAAGATCAATCCTAATAAGTAGTTTTTGTATTCTGATGCATCCATTTTGCTTCGCAAGTTGTCTGCGGCACTAAATAATTTTGAATTTAATTCAGCCATGTTGCGTTCCTCACTTCTTCTATTATTGATCTAATTGCTTCAATGCTTTTAAATAAAGTTGTTCTTCAAGTTCTACTTGTTTCTTTGCCAAAGCTTGACGCTTTCTCAAAAAGAAATAAGCTTTTCCAATCGTACGTTGTTTCTCAATACTTGGTAACTTAATTTCTAATGCTTTTAAAATCGCTGGAGTTAATTTTGGTACAGTACTTCCTTGCATGGAAATTGCCATTTGCTTTTTCATTGAGTATGATTCATTCAACGCATAACATAAATAGCTACTATCCAAATATTCATGTTTAATAATGAGTTTCGCAAAGTTTTGGCTTATGATCTTCCCTTGGTTTAAGTCACTCACTATCCCAGCTTTTGAACTAACAAAGCTGAAAACAACATCTCCGGCACTGCTCAAATAACTGTCTTTATAATTTGAATTTCCACTATAAGAACTAGCTTGTAATTCTAGAAATGATCCATCTAAATCATTCATTAAATCCTCATACGAATAAGCAACTAAATTCAGATCATTTTTCTCGTTTCCTCTAGAAAGGTTTCTTCCTATTCTAACTGTTACGATATCTTCAAGTTTCATATCCCGCCCTCTTTAAAAAAGTATTTCTTTAAAATTACTTAATTATCATTACGATTAAATCTTATCACTCTGAAAATAATCCGTCAACAATTCAGATGTAATTTTCAAGAATTACATCTGAATTTCCCTACCCTAATTAAAAGCTAAGAAGATGATGTAAAGTTAAATATCCTTATGGTTATACTATAAAAATATACTGTAATTTAACACATATACAAATGTATACAATACAAAGATAGTAGGGAGTGATTAAAATAGCAGAGACATTTCGGCGTGGGAAGATAGAAGACTATATTAAACGACTTCATTGGAGAAAAGAAATCATGGTAAGTCAAATAAATAAAAATGAATTTTCATGTATTAGAGACAATTTATTAGGGCAAATACAATCCATAGATTTTGTCTTAAATGAATTGATTAAAGAATTTAGTTTATTTCAAGAAGAAAAAAATTAGACTATTTATAATTAAGAAGATATACATTTGTATACAACTCTTAATTTCGCTCATCAAAAAATGGGCGAAATATATATATGCCCATCATTACAACAAAGTTTAATTACGCCCCATATATAGCTTGCCTATATGTGCCAATATGATAGAGGCTGCTGCACGACGGAAGGCTTCTTTAAAAACTTCCCTCGGGTGTACAATTGACGTGTTTAAACTTCCAATAAAGATCGTTTGCCTATGTATAACTTGATTTTTTGTATTTAAATATAAACAAACAAAATGCTCTTGTTGTAAAAAACGCATTTCTTCCATCATGTATTTCGCACAATCTTCTGGACTTCGAATACTATATCTATTTTGATATTCTAAACGTACCATTCTTCTGCCTAGTTCAAAGGCTGCCATAAGTTGCGATGCCTTTGAAATCCCAATACCATGTATACTAATTAGCTCTTCTAATGTTGCATCTTTCAACATACGTAAGCCATCAAATTGATGTAAAATTTTATCTGACAACTTTAAAACTGTTTCTTCTTTAGAACCTGTTCTGAGTAACACTGCGAGAAGCTCTCGATTTGATAAACTTCCAGCACCTTCTAACAATAAACGCTCCCGTGGCTGTTCTTCTCTTACAACATCACGAATACCGTTCATCTCTCCACCCCTTTATTTGTTCTCTCAAAGAAAACCCCATGCAATTTTACGCATGGGTTACATCAATATCAAATTGTTTTAATTCCCGAACGAGACGTGCAATTGGTAAGCCAACTACACTATAGTAGTCCCCTTGAATATTTTGAACGAAAATAGATCCTTTACCTTGAATCCCATAACTACCGGCTTTATCAAAAGGTTCTTTCGACGCGACGTATGTATCAATTTCCTCTTCTGTTAACTCCCAAAATGTAACTTCTGTACGCTCATAAAAAGTAACCGTTTTTTCTTTTGCTATAATTGCAACACCTGTATACACTTCATGTGTTTTCCCTGATAGTAATTGCAACATCTCTTTCGCCTCATCCTCATTAGAAGGCTTACCAAGAATACGCGACTCATATGTAACAATTGTATCTGCACCTAACACAATGTGATCACTATTATTTTCTGCCACCGCTGATGCTTTTTGCAAGGCAAGCGACATTACAATATCAGAAGGCGATGAATATGCACCAATTGTTTCCTCTACTTCACTTACAACGATTTCAAATGGCACACTAGCTAACTCAAGCAATTCCTTCCTCCGAGGTGACCCTGAAGCTAAAATTATTTTTCTCATATTTTCTCCTTCCTTTCTCACATGAAGCAGAACAATTTATATTAATCGTATCAAAGGAATAGTTTGCCCACAAATGAAAGAAATATTAATTTCTCTAACTAAAATAACACTTCTTTATTGCATACGATTATATTCCTGTCATAGAGAAAGCACTTTGCTCTAAATTCAAAAGAAAAGAAAGAAGTACATGTACTTCTTTCTTACTCATTTTATTATCCTATCATTTCACTTTCTACGAAACAATTTTTTCATACGAGAGTAAACCATCAATAATAACTTGATTTAATTTCGCCAAAGATTCCTTATCCATCTTCCCATCTTTTACTGTTTGTACAGCTACCGACGTATACATATACAGTTTCTTTGCTTCTTCTTGTTTCATACTTTTCCCTTCTTTTTCAACCTTTTTCCATTCTTTTTCAATTACTTCTATATCTTTTGCGCTGCTTTTTCCACCAACTTGTACGCTAGAAGCATATTTTGCTAAATGAGTGTATAATGGCTGCACTTTTGTTAAAAATGTTCCTACTTCTTTATCATCTTTCAACAATGCTTTATCTGTTATATCCCAGTTCTTTTTTAAAACGGAGACACCATCATTTTTATACTTAGTCATTAATTGATTTATAGACTGTTCATCGCTAGCAATACCAACAACTATTGCATACTTATCACCGCTCGGTCTCAAAGCACCAATGCCCCCATTGCCTTTCCATTCTTCAAGAGCTGCCTGTCCCTTTTCTTCAGAAGAATAAAGCCCCCCTTGAACAAAAAATAATTTCATTGGATCCAATGACGTTCCTGCTTGTGCTTTTTGTTTTTCTTCTTTCGGTGCTGGTGTTTGTTCTGCCGTTCCACCCACCTTTGATTCTCCATTTCCAGTCGGCCTTGAAGCTGTCACTTCACTTCCTCCTGTCGTTCCTTGTCCAGTAAGTAAATGAAGCATCCCCATTCCAAACGCCGTACCGATAATGATTGCAGTTGCAACGATTACAATTAATGTATTACTCCACTTCTTTCGGTATTTTTCCACAGACATTGATTTCGCTTTTTGAAACGGAACAACATTTTTCGGTCGTTCACTTTCTACTACCATCCATTCAAATTCATCTTTCTTTTTTTCCTCATACTTCGCTTCTGTTCCATTCACTTTCACTGAGATCGTTCGTGATTGCTTGTCCATACACTCACACCTCACCTCTTATCGTTGTCCGCATCATATCATATTCATTTCATAAAAAAACGAGATATTTGTCAGAGGAATTCGCCAAATAACCCTATATATTTATCTTATATGTATGCATTTGACTTCATTTGTAGAACAAAAAAACTAGATAGCAAAGACTATCTAGTTTTTCTCGCAAATATATTTTCGTACTTCAGAAATGAAATAAAGAGAACCTGTTATGATAAAAACATCATTTTCTGCTATCATTTCAACTTTTGTATCAATTGCCTCTTTCCAATTTTCAAAAACTAATTTTGATTCTTTCTGTGAATATGATGCAAGCTTATCAGCAGAAATAGCACGATCAAAGGCGAATGTTGTAAAAATAATTTCATCTGCAATGGTTTCTAATTGGCCTACCATGTTATGTAATTGTTTATCACCAAGGGCAGTAAATAACACTATTACATTTTTATCTTTGTAATGCGCTTCTACTGTTTTCACAAGGCTTTCGATACCTTCTGGATTATGAGCACCATCTATAATAATATCTGGATTACTTTGCAGTTTTTCAAAGCGCCCCACCCAATACGCTTCCTGGTATCCAGTTCTTATTTCTTCTTCCTCAATTAAAAATGATAAGTATGTTTTTACATACATGACTGCCATAAGCGCAAGTGCTGCGTTTCCTACTTGGTGGCTGCCTTTCATTGTGATTCGCACATCTTCAAAAGAGGCGAAAGGACAAGTGAAATCGAACTGTTCTCCATCTTCACTAGACTGTTTATGTAATGCTGTAAAATGGTTGCCCATCTCGTATAAGTTTGCATGATTTTCCTTTGCAACATTTTGAATGACTTGCAAAGCTTCTTCATCTTGTACACCAGTAATTACCGGCACGCCAGACTTAATAATCCCCGCCTTTTCATATGCAATTTCTCCTAGTGTATTTCCTAAAATATGCATATGATCGTGACCGATATTCGTAATAATCGTGAGAACAGGGTGTATAACATTGGTAGAATCAAAACGTCCACCAAGCCCTGTTTCAAATAAAACAACATCACAGAAATTGAATTTGCCGAAATAGCAAATCGCCATAACAGTAATAATTTCAAACTCTGTCGCTTCCCCTAAATCCGTTTCATCTAGTTTTTCCACGACTGGTTTTACCAGCTTTACAAGTTCAGTAATCTCTTCGTCTGCAATTGGTGTTCCATTCACACTAATGCGTTCATTAAATGATTCGATGTAAGGAGAGGTAAACGTTCCTACCTTATATTTCGCGCCTTCTAACATGTAACGCATATATGTTAACGTTGAACCTTTTCCATTTGTACCAGCAAGATGAACACATTTTATATGACGCTCTGGATTTCCGAGCTCTTCTAGCATCCAATTCATTCTTTCTAATCCTGGTTTAATACCAAATTTCAATCGGCTATGAATCCACCCTATCGCTTCTTCGTATGTATGTATCACGTATGCTTTTCCCCTTTCAAAAGACAACTTTCATAGTTCTATTATACGCAAAGAAAAGAGACTCACCAATATAGTGAGTCTCTAAAAATATTTTTACTTTTCAAGATCTGCTAGACGTTGACGAACTGCTTCGCGTTTTTCTAGGTAATCTTGCTCTTTCGCACGCTCTCCTTCAATAACCGCTGCAGGAGCTTTCGCTACGAAACCTTGGTTAGAAAGTTTCTTCTGTACACGTTCTACTTCTTTATCGAACTTCTCAAGTTCTTTCTCAAGACGAGCTCTCTCTTCATCAAGATTGATAAGATCAGCTAACGGTAAGAATAACTCTGCACCTGATACGATTGCAGTCATTGCTTTTTCTGGCGCTTGTAAGTCCGTTTGAATTGTTAATTCGCTTGGGTTACAGAAACGCTCAATGTAAGAGCTATTTTTCGTAAGTTGAGCAAGTACAGCCTCATCTTTTGCTTTAATTTGCATTTGAACTTTTTTGCTCATTGGCGTATTTACTTCTGCACGGATGTTACGAACAGAGCGAATGATATCAACTAGAAGGTGCATTTCTGCCGCAGCCTCCGTATCTTGTAAATCTTCGCGAACTGTTGGCCACGCAGCTACTGTAATAGACTCGCCTTCATGCGGTAAATGTTGCCAAATTTTCTCTGTTACGAATGGCATGAATGGGTGTAATAGACGCATTGTTTGATCTAATACGTAAGCTAAAATAGAACGAGTTGTTTTCTTAGCTGCTTCATCTTCACCGTATAGTGGAAGTTTCGCCATTTCAATATACCAATCACAGAAATCGTCCCAAATGAAGTTGTATAATGAACGACCAGCTTCACCGAACTCATATTTATCCATGTTACGTGTTACGCTTTCGATTGTTTCGTTTAAGCGAGTTAAGATCCACTTATCCGCAACTGATTTTTCACCAGTTAAATCGATTTCTTCATACTTCATATCATCCATGTTCATTAATACGAAACGTGATGCGTTCCAAATTTTATTAATGAAGTTCCAAGTAGATTCTACTTTTTCCATGCTGAAACGTAAATCTTGACCTGGTGCACTTCCTGTTGATAAGAAGAAACGCATTGCATCTGCACCGTACTTCTCGATAACATCCATTGGATCAATACCGTTACCAAGAGATTTACTCATTTTACGACCTTGCTCGTCACGAACTAAACCGTGAATTAATACATCTTTAAATGGACGCTCGCCTGTAAACTCTAAACCTTGGAAAATCATACGAGATACCCAGAAGAAGATGATATCATAACCCGTTACTAGTGCATCTGTTGAATAGTAACGTTTGAAGTCTGCTGAATCTTCATTTGGCCAACCAAGTGTGGAGAATGGCCATAATGCTGAACTGAACCATGTATCAAGTACATCGTTATCTTGATTCCAGTTTTCAATATCTGCTGGTGCTTCTGTACCTACGTATACTTCACCAGTTTCTTTATGGTACCAAGCTGGAATACGGTGTCCCCACCATAATTGACGAGAAATACACCAGTCATGAATATTTTCCATCCAACGTAAATATGTGTTTTCAAAACGCTCTGGTACGAACGTTACTTTTTCTTCTTCTTTTTGTTGAAGCGCTACTGCTTTTTCAGCAAGTGGAGCCATTTTTACGAACCACTGTGTTGATAAATAAGGCTCAACAACCGCACCGCTACGCTCACTATGACCTACTGAATGCATATGTGGCTCGATTTCTACTAATACGCCAGCTTCTTGTAAGTCTTTTACTAATTCTTTACGGCATTCGAAACGATCCATACCGTTATACTTACCAGCTTTTTCGTTCATCGATCCATCTTCGTTCATTACTAAGATGCGTGGTAAGTCATGACGGTTACCTACTTCAAAGTCATTCGGGTCATGAGCTGGTGTAATTTTTACAACGCCCGTTCCGAAATCTTTTTCTACGTACTCATCAGCAATAATCGGAATCTCACGGCCTACGATTGGAAGTGTAACTGTTTTTCCGATTAAATGTTTGTAACGATCGTCTTCTGGATGAACTGCTACTGCTGTATCACCAAGCATCGTTTCTGGACGAGTAGTAGCAAGACGAATGTGACCAGAACCATCTGTTAACGGATAGTTCATATGGTAGAATGCACCTTGAACTTCTTTATGAATTACTTCAATATCAGAAAGAGCTGTACGTGTTGCTGGATCCCAGTTGATGATATATTCACCACGGTAAATTAAGCCTTTTTCGTATAATTGAACGAATACTTTATTAACCGCATCTGATAAACCTTTGTCTAATGTGAAGCGTTCACGAGAATAGTCTAGTCCTAAACCAACTTTCCCCCATTGTTGACGAATGTGAGAAGCGTACTCTTCTTTCCACTCCCAAGCTTTTTCAAGGAATTTTTCACGGCCAAGATCGTAACGTGAAATACCTTCTTCACGAAGTTTTCCTTCTACTTTCGCTTGTGTTGCGATACCAGCATGGTCCATTCCTGGAAGCCATAGTACATCGTATCCTTGCATACGCTTCGTACGAGTTAAAATATCTTGAAGAGTTGTATCCCAAGCATGACCTAAGTGTAACTTACCAGTTACGTTCGGAGGTGGAATTACAATTGTATACGGTTGTTTCTTCTCGTCTCCTGTTGCTTCAAAATATTTGCCTTCAAGCCACCATTGATAAAGGCCTTCTTCAACGGACATATGATCATATTTAGTTGGTAAATTCTTTTCCGTGTTTGACATTATTTTCCCTCCTTAAAATAAAAAATGTCCCTCATCCAAAAAGGACGAGGGACATCGCGGTACCACCTTTATTTACAAACAAATTCATAATTTGCTTATACTCTTAATTTGATAACGGACAAATCCGTCTTTTCCTAATAAGAACTATTCCGTTCAGAAAAGATGCTCCAGGGCTACCTTCTAACATAACTATCTAGAGAATCTCCCAGCTAATGATTCTCCTCTCTGAAGACGTTTCATGTTATACTCTTCCCCTTCAAGGCATTTATATGATTGTTAATTATTATATACAATAGTGTAAAAAACGAAACCTTATTCGTCAAGATAAATTTAAAACTACAGCTTTTGGTGCCAAAAAGAAGATAAGTAGAATCCTCTACTTCTCTTCTTTACCCCGCTATTTGTGGGCAGTAAGACCTCCACCTCAAAACTCAGCTGAAGCAAAGAAGTTAGAAGGGAGCCCTGGTGCCCGTAAACGCCCAATTAGTGAAGGCTAATCATCAGCGGGGAATGTTTACTTTATCCGTTCCCTTGCTGGGCAGCTTGTAATTGTGACAGGAAATATTCTATATTGCTAACGAGCCAATGCGATTGTTGCAAACTCTTTACTCCGCGCAGTTCATTTTCCTCGTTACGATTATCTCTTCTTTTCTTATAAGACTGGATTTGCCGAATAAATTGCGATGGATACGTCATATACGCAAACATAAGTAGTTGCTCTTCTTTCGTAAAAGGGAAATTTTTTTGATACATTTGAAACCATTCAAACCGATCACTTCTTGCGATTGGATATGTGTTTAAAGACCGTGAATAAAAACCTACTATATCTTGCACAGGCGTTGCAAACTTCGATTTTTCTAAACTAATAAAATAGCCATTCCGTTCATAGTCAAATAAAAAATGATTCAGTGACACATTACCATGCACAAAAGTAATACGCGTTTTCTCCTTTTCTTTCATCGCATCGTTCCACTCATTTAATTGCTTCGTTGCAAATTCACGCGCTCTCATTACATGATGATAGTACGTACAATATTGCAATTCAAACGGGGACATATACCATTTTGATTCAGATTCTACGAGAAACTCTTCTAACATCTCACCATCATTTTCCCAACGATCGGATATACTTGTATAATGTTTTTCTAAATCTTCTTCCGTATACGTTTCTTCCTTCACAGTTTTTTGATGCAACGTTCCAAGTGTCTGAAACATTTTATGGTATTGATCATTGTCCTCACCGTTTCCTTCTGCACGTTCTAACCAAGGCATTAAATAATAATTATACGTCCCGTCACTTAAAATATAACTTCCATCCGTCGCATGATATATAGGTACATAATTTGAAAAACCTTTCTCCTTCAAATATTGAATATGATGCAGAAAGTTATTCCGCTCTAACTTTCTGCCTTCTATTTTCTTGAGTGCATATGGACCTTGATTCGTATAAATTTTCATTACATTTCCGTGCTCTTCCATATGCTGCGTATCCAATCTATATTGCCTCACGATAGGTTCATAGTGATTTCGCAACTCAATATCCATACGAATAACCCTTTCTATTCAAAACATAGCCTCTAAGAAAGGAAGTGAGTGAAAACACTCACTTCCTTATTTCGCCTTTACCCTTGAAACGGGAATATAAATAATTTGCCCCGTATTTAAAAATATATCTTCTGTTTGATTGACACGGTATAAATTTTGTACAGACGTTTCATAACGGTCTGCAATAGATTCAATTGTATCCCCTTCTTGCACGAAATACATTCTTAACTTTGTAAATTCTTCTTCCGGTTCTTTCGTAAATAGTTTTGTTAAATAAAGCGCATTTTCATCTCGCTGTGAGTACTCTTCTTCTTGTTCTTCCTGCTTTTTCGCTTTTTCTTTCTTGAAATCTTTTCGTCCGAACAGTTCAAATTGCGGCGTTGTTTCTTGCTCCTCTTCACGTTCCACAAATTCATGTTCTTCTATTTTCTCTTCTTCTAATTCCTGCTCTTTTCTTTCCTCTAATTGGAACGGTTCAAATGCGTAATCTTCCCACTCATCTGATTCCTTATATGCTGGTTCTTCTACATGCGGCGCCGGTCTATTTTCATCCTCTTGCGCTGAATCTTCTTCTAACTCAGCATACACCGTTTCTTCCTCTTCAACTTCATCCTCGCTTCTCTCTTCATCACACAAACCGGTAATAGATATATCCGCTAATAATTGTAAGCAACCATTTTCCTTTAATTCATAATCAAATT
This DNA window, taken from Bacillus cereus ATCC 14579, encodes the following:
- a CDS encoding restriction endonuclease subunit S; translation: MKLEDIVTVRIGRNLSRGNEKNDLNLVAYSYEDLMNDLDGSFLELQASSYSGNSNYKDSYLSSAGDVVFSFVSSKAGIVSDLNQGKIISQNFAKLIIKHEYLDSSYLCYALNESYSMKKQMAISMQGSTVPKLTPAILKALEIKLPSIEKQRTIGKAYFFLRKRQALAKKQVELEEQLYLKALKQLDQ
- the radC gene encoding RadC family protein, with the protein product MNGIRDVVREEQPRERLLLEGAGSLSNRELLAVLLRTGSKEETVLKLSDKILHQFDGLRMLKDATLEELISIHGIGISKASQLMAAFELGRRMVRLEYQNRYSIRSPEDCAKYMMEEMRFLQQEHFVCLYLNTKNQVIHRQTIFIGSLNTSIVHPREVFKEAFRRAAASIILAHIGKLYMGRN
- a CDS encoding Maf family protein; this encodes MRKIILASGSPRRKELLELASVPFEIVVSEVEETIGAYSSPSDIVMSLALQKASAVAENNSDHIVLGADTIVTYESRILGKPSNEDEAKEMLQLLSGKTHEVYTGVAIIAKEKTVTFYERTEVTFWELTEEEIDTYVASKEPFDKAGSYGIQGKGSIFVQNIQGDYYSVVGLPIARLVRELKQFDIDVTHA
- a CDS encoding stage II sporulation protein B — its product is MDKQSRTISVKVNGTEAKYEEKKKDEFEWMVVESERPKNVVPFQKAKSMSVEKYRKKWSNTLIVIVATAIIIGTAFGMGMLHLLTGQGTTGGSEVTASRPTGNGESKVGGTAEQTPAPKEEKQKAQAGTSLDPMKLFFVQGGLYSSEEKGQAALEEWKGNGGIGALRPSGDKYAIVVGIASDEQSINQLMTKYKNDGVSVLKKNWDITDKALLKDDKEVGTFLTKVQPLYTHLAKYASSVQVGGKSSAKDIEVIEKEWKKVEKEGKSMKQEEAKKLYMYTSVAVQTVKDGKMDKESLAKLNQVIIDGLLSYEKIVS
- a CDS encoding bifunctional folylpolyglutamate synthase/dihydrofolate synthase is translated as MIHTYEEAIGWIHSRLKFGIKPGLERMNWMLEELGNPERHIKCVHLAGTNGKGSTLTYMRYMLEGAKYKVGTFTSPYIESFNERISVNGTPIADEEITELVKLVKPVVEKLDETDLGEATEFEIITVMAICYFGKFNFCDVVLFETGLGGRFDSTNVIHPVLTIITNIGHDHMHILGNTLGEIAYEKAGIIKSGVPVITGVQDEEALQVIQNVAKENHANLYEMGNHFTALHKQSSEDGEQFDFTCPFASFEDVRITMKGSHQVGNAALALMAVMYVKTYLSFLIEEEEIRTGYQEAYWVGRFEKLQSNPDIIIDGAHNPEGIESLVKTVEAHYKDKNVIVLFTALGDKQLHNMVGQLETIADEIIFTTFAFDRAISADKLASYSQKESKLVFENWKEAIDTKVEMIAENDVFIITGSLYFISEVRKYICEKN
- a CDS encoding valine--tRNA ligase, whose product is MSNTEKNLPTKYDHMSVEEGLYQWWLEGKYFEATGDEKKQPYTIVIPPPNVTGKLHLGHAWDTTLQDILTRTKRMQGYDVLWLPGMDHAGIATQAKVEGKLREEGISRYDLGREKFLEKAWEWKEEYASHIRQQWGKVGLGLDYSRERFTLDKGLSDAVNKVFVQLYEKGLIYRGEYIINWDPATRTALSDIEVIHKEVQGAFYHMNYPLTDGSGHIRLATTRPETMLGDTAVAVHPEDDRYKHLIGKTVTLPIVGREIPIIADEYVEKDFGTGVVKITPAHDPNDFEVGNRHDLPRILVMNEDGSMNEKAGKYNGMDRFECRKELVKDLQEAGVLVEIEPHMHSVGHSERSGAVVEPYLSTQWFVKMAPLAEKAVALQQKEEEKVTFVPERFENTYLRWMENIHDWCISRQLWWGHRIPAWYHKETGEVYVGTEAPADIENWNQDNDVLDTWFSSALWPFSTLGWPNEDSADFKRYYSTDALVTGYDIIFFWVSRMIFQGLEFTGERPFKDVLIHGLVRDEQGRKMSKSLGNGIDPMDVIEKYGADAMRFFLSTGSAPGQDLRFSMEKVESTWNFINKIWNASRFVLMNMDDMKYEEIDLTGEKSVADKWILTRLNETIESVTRNMDKYEFGEAGRSLYNFIWDDFCDWYIEMAKLPLYGEDEAAKKTTRSILAYVLDQTMRLLHPFMPFVTEKIWQHLPHEGESITVAAWPTVREDLQDTEAAAEMHLLVDIIRSVRNIRAEVNTPMSKKVQMQIKAKDEAVLAQLTKNSSYIERFCNPSELTIQTDLQAPEKAMTAIVSGAELFLPLADLINLDEERARLEKELEKFDKEVERVQKKLSNQGFVAKAPAAVIEGERAKEQDYLEKREAVRQRLADLEK
- the ysxE gene encoding spore coat protein YsxE — its product is MDIELRNHYEPIVRQYRLDTQHMEEHGNVMKIYTNQGPYALKKIEGRKLERNNFLHHIQYLKEKGFSNYVPIYHATDGSYILSDGTYNYYLMPWLERAEGNGEDNDQYHKMFQTLGTLHQKTVKEETYTEEDLEKHYTSISDRWENDGEMLEEFLVESESKWYMSPFELQYCTYYHHVMRAREFATKQLNEWNDAMKEKEKTRITFVHGNVSLNHFLFDYERNGYFISLEKSKFATPVQDIVGFYSRSLNTYPIARSDRFEWFQMYQKNFPFTKEEQLLMFAYMTYPSQFIRQIQSYKKRRDNRNEENELRGVKSLQQSHWLVSNIEYFLSQLQAAQQGNG
- the spoVID gene encoding stage VI sporulation protein D; translated protein: MTYSLGGGKEVAADHSLRFSLKESVWFQKGQEVEELLSISLDPDVEIEELDHEVIVRGQLDLTGEYVARKDDSAYSLRELSPAKSIDYVETREDGVNELVHSFPLEISIPRNRVKVIEELYVSIEEFDYELKENGCLQLLADISITGLCDEERSEDEVEEEETVYAELEEDSAQEDENRPAPHVEEPAYKESDEWEDYAFEPFQLEERKEQELEEEKIEEHEFVEREEEQETTPQFELFGRKDFKKEKAKKQEEQEEEYSQRDENALYLTKLFTKEPEEEFTKLRMYFVQEGDTIESIADRYETSVQNLYRVNQTEDIFLNTGQIIYIPVSRVKAK